The Clostridium septicum genome contains a region encoding:
- the mutS gene encoding DNA mismatch repair protein MutS, with translation MALTPMMRQYLEVKERYSDCVLFFRLGDFYEMFFDDAKTASRELELVLTGRDCGLEERAPMCGIPFHASTSYISRLVSKGYKVAICEQVEDPAVAKGIVKRDVIKVITPGTYIDQNGDNEYKNTYIIALWEEEGKFGISSSDISTGEFKTTSFKSLKSTLFDEISKIDPKEIIVDININESLLKDISSINGALITKRDFNVFKCTKEELVEQFSTSEIEELDNCANISSSVLLKYIHETQKISLTNINTLEYYDIINYMTIDGNSRRNLELTESLKEKSKKGSLIWVLDKTATSMGGRSLRKWIEEPLIIKKEIEKRLLGVEELYNNISFNEDLRVSLKEIYDIERIVGKISNKNVNGKDLVSLRTSLEKIPSIKRQLKECTSPLLKEWFNELDELIDIRELLSNALLDDPSIALKEGNIIRDGYNQEVDELRKAKSHGKEWIASLENKEREFTGIKSLKVGYNKVFGYYIEISKANYNSIPEGRYVRKQTLSNAERFITQELKEMEEKILGAEEKLISLEYDIFIDIREKVEKEISRLKKSAKIIGNLDSLSTLALVSVENDYVKPNINEEGIIDIKDGRHPVVEKVISNGEFVANDTTLNQRDNQLLLITGPNMAGKSTYMRQVALITLMAQIGSFVPAKKANISICDKIFTRIGASDDLAGGKSTFMVEMWEVSNILKNATSKSLVLLDEVGRGTSTYDGLSIAWSVIEYISNNKSLKCKTLFATHYHELTKLEGVINGVKNYSVAVKEIDDNIIFLRKIIEGGADQSYGIEVAKLAGLPIDVINRAKEILESLEGNTDLSKENKKEIFKSEIAIDNCKVEEKVPNKEIGNNYQMDFTMLEKENLVNNIADIDVMGLTPMEAMNTLYKFVLEAKKFK, from the coding sequence ATGGCATTAACCCCTATGATGAGACAATACCTTGAGGTAAAGGAAAGATATTCAGATTGTGTTCTTTTCTTTAGACTTGGAGATTTTTATGAAATGTTTTTTGATGATGCAAAAACTGCATCAAGAGAACTAGAATTAGTATTAACAGGAAGAGATTGTGGATTAGAAGAAAGAGCGCCTATGTGTGGTATTCCATTTCATGCATCTACTTCATATATATCAAGACTTGTATCTAAAGGATATAAAGTGGCGATATGTGAACAGGTTGAAGATCCAGCAGTTGCTAAAGGGATAGTTAAAAGAGATGTAATAAAGGTTATTACTCCAGGTACATATATAGATCAAAATGGAGATAATGAATATAAAAATACTTACATAATAGCATTATGGGAAGAGGAAGGTAAATTTGGAATATCATCTTCAGATATTTCTACAGGAGAGTTTAAAACAACTTCCTTTAAAAGCTTAAAATCAACTTTATTTGATGAGATTTCAAAAATAGATCCTAAAGAAATTATAGTAGATATTAATATTAATGAAAGTCTTTTAAAAGATATTTCATCAATAAATGGAGCTTTAATAACTAAAAGAGATTTCAATGTTTTCAAATGTACTAAAGAAGAGCTTGTTGAACAGTTTAGTACATCTGAAATTGAGGAATTAGATAATTGTGCTAATATATCCTCTTCTGTATTACTAAAATATATACATGAAACTCAAAAGATAAGCTTAACTAATATAAATACACTTGAATATTATGACATAATAAATTATATGACTATTGATGGTAATTCAAGAAGAAATCTAGAATTAACGGAAAGTCTTAAAGAAAAATCCAAGAAAGGTAGTTTAATATGGGTACTAGATAAAACAGCTACTTCTATGGGGGGAAGATCTTTAAGAAAATGGATTGAAGAGCCTTTAATAATAAAAAAAGAAATAGAAAAAAGGTTATTAGGAGTTGAAGAACTATATAATAATATTTCTTTTAATGAAGATTTAAGAGTTAGTCTAAAAGAAATTTATGATATAGAAAGAATTGTTGGAAAAATATCAAATAAAAATGTAAACGGAAAAGATCTAGTATCATTAAGAACTTCTTTAGAGAAGATTCCAAGCATTAAAAGACAACTTAAAGAATGTACTTCTCCATTGCTTAAAGAATGGTTTAATGAATTAGATGAACTTATAGATATTAGAGAGTTATTATCAAATGCTTTATTAGATGATCCATCAATTGCTTTAAAAGAAGGTAATATAATAAGAGATGGCTATAACCAAGAAGTAGATGAGCTAAGAAAAGCCAAATCTCATGGGAAGGAGTGGATAGCATCTCTTGAAAATAAAGAAAGAGAATTTACTGGAATTAAGTCATTAAAAGTAGGATATAATAAAGTCTTTGGATATTATATAGAAATATCAAAGGCAAATTATAATTCAATTCCAGAAGGCAGATATGTAAGAAAACAAACTCTTTCAAATGCAGAAAGATTTATAACTCAAGAATTAAAAGAAATGGAAGAGAAAATATTAGGAGCTGAAGAAAAATTAATTTCATTAGAATATGATATTTTCATAGATATTAGAGAAAAAGTAGAAAAAGAAATATCAAGACTTAAAAAAAGTGCTAAAATTATTGGTAATTTAGATTCTTTATCAACTTTAGCTTTAGTATCAGTTGAAAATGATTATGTTAAACCTAATATTAATGAAGAGGGAATTATAGACATAAAAGATGGTAGGCATCCTGTTGTTGAGAAAGTTATTTCAAATGGAGAATTTGTAGCTAACGATACAACATTAAACCAAAGAGATAATCAATTACTTTTAATTACAGGACCTAATATGGCTGGTAAATCTACTTATATGAGGCAGGTAGCATTAATTACTCTTATGGCTCAAATAGGATCATTTGTACCAGCTAAAAAAGCGAATATATCAATATGTGATAAGATATTTACAAGGATAGGTGCTTCAGATGATTTAGCAGGTGGAAAATCTACATTTATGGTGGAAATGTGGGAAGTATCTAATATATTAAAAAATGCTACATCTAAAAGTTTAGTTTTATTAGATGAAGTTGGAAGAGGTACATCTACTTATGATGGTTTAAGTATAGCTTGGTCAGTAATAGAATATATTTCAAATAATAAATCTCTTAAATGTAAAACTTTATTTGCAACTCATTATCATGAATTAACTAAGTTAGAAGGCGTAATAAATGGAGTTAAAAATTATTCTGTAGCAGTAAAAGAAATAGATGATAATATTATATTTCTTCGTAAAATAATAGAGGGTGGAGCAGATCAATCTTATGGTATTGAAGTGGCTAAACTTGCAGGATTACCTATAGATGTTATTAATAGGGCAAAGGAAATATTAGAATCTTTAGAGGGAAATACTGATTTAAGTAAAGAAAATAAAAAAGAAATATTTAAGTCTGAAATAGCTATAGATAATTGTAAAGTTGAAGAGAAAGTACCTAATAAAGAAATAGGAAATAATTATCAAATGGATTTTACTATGCTTGAAAAAGAAAATCTTGTAAATAATATTGCAGATATAGATGTTATGGGATTAACTCCTATGGAAGCTATGAACACCTTATATAAATTTGTATTGGAAGCCAAGAAATTTAAGTAA
- the mutL gene encoding DNA mismatch repair endonuclease MutL, with amino-acid sequence MKRINLLDENTSNKIAAGEVVERPSSVVKELVENSIDADSKNITIEIEDGGILLIRVIDDGNGIHKEDINKAFLPHATSKISTVEDIYSINTLGFRGEALPSIASVSKILLKSKQEDENFGKEIKIEGGELLETNEVGMNKGTFIEVRDLFYNVPARKKFLKTTSRETALINDIITRIALSNPNISFKLYSNGKKLIHTYGNGNLKDVIRNLYSKTISENIIYFESNGDELSLYGYIGKEEIARGSRNNQSIFVNGRYIKNKTIVAAVENAFKSFATVNKFPYFVLFVEVYPEFVDVNIHPTKAEIKFKDERLIFKRVFDCIHCSFKEAVFNTFSIKEEEEGYIYKDESKNISFEMAYKEPINEHKNHINMPLFDGIDDKKDIVNIPREVSSDDIQKEEEIYNKLRSLKEEKIINRDFNMPTKVEVPINLKNSKIENEESYSKNEVEVNTKERLPKFPKLRIIGQFNKTYILGEYDEVLYMIDQHAAHEKILFEKYLNNIESGSIVVQPLLIPNLIDLTLDDYSYYEENKEVFKNAGFKIENFGGNTLSLKEVPYFLGKLDAKNLFLEILDNLKGLGSGKTSEVKYNKIATMACKAAVKANDYLNNIEMEKLLNDLRYIDDPFHCPHGRPVIVKFTGYELDKKFRRII; translated from the coding sequence ATGAAACGGATAAATTTATTAGATGAAAATACATCTAATAAAATAGCAGCAGGAGAAGTTGTTGAGAGACCTTCTTCTGTAGTTAAAGAGTTGGTAGAAAACTCTATTGATGCAGATTCAAAGAATATAACTATAGAAATTGAAGATGGTGGAATTTTACTAATAAGAGTTATAGATGATGGCAATGGAATACATAAGGAAGATATAAATAAGGCGTTTTTACCACATGCTACTTCTAAAATAAGTACAGTAGAAGATATATATTCTATAAATACATTAGGATTTAGAGGAGAAGCACTTCCTTCTATAGCTTCTGTTAGCAAGATATTATTAAAAAGTAAACAGGAAGATGAGAATTTTGGAAAAGAAATCAAAATAGAAGGAGGAGAATTATTAGAAACTAATGAAGTAGGTATGAATAAAGGAACCTTTATAGAAGTACGTGATTTGTTTTATAATGTACCTGCTAGAAAAAAGTTTTTAAAAACTACTTCCCGTGAGACAGCATTGATAAACGATATAATAACAAGAATTGCATTATCTAATCCTAATATATCTTTTAAGTTATATAGTAATGGAAAAAAGTTAATCCATACATATGGAAATGGAAACTTAAAAGATGTTATTAGAAACTTATACAGTAAAACGATTAGTGAAAATATAATTTATTTTGAGTCCAATGGAGATGAATTATCTTTATATGGATATATAGGTAAAGAGGAAATTGCAAGAGGTTCTAGAAATAATCAAAGCATATTTGTAAATGGAAGATATATAAAAAATAAAACTATTGTTGCAGCAGTAGAAAATGCTTTTAAATCTTTTGCAACGGTAAATAAATTTCCTTACTTTGTATTATTTGTAGAAGTTTATCCGGAATTTGTAGATGTAAATATACATCCAACTAAGGCTGAGATTAAATTTAAAGATGAAAGATTAATATTTAAAAGAGTTTTCGATTGTATTCATTGTTCTTTTAAAGAAGCTGTTTTTAACACTTTTTCTATTAAGGAAGAGGAAGAAGGTTATATTTATAAAGATGAATCTAAGAATATATCCTTTGAAATGGCTTATAAAGAGCCAATAAATGAGCATAAAAATCATATAAATATGCCATTATTTGATGGAATAGATGATAAAAAAGATATAGTTAATATTCCAAGAGAAGTGTCTAGTGATGATATACAAAAAGAAGAGGAGATTTACAATAAATTAAGAAGTTTAAAAGAAGAAAAAATTATAAATAGAGACTTTAATATGCCAACAAAAGTAGAGGTACCGATTAATTTAAAAAATAGTAAAATTGAAAATGAAGAAAGTTATTCTAAAAATGAAGTCGAAGTAAATACAAAAGAAAGATTACCTAAGTTTCCAAAGCTTAGAATAATAGGACAATTTAATAAAACTTATATTTTAGGAGAGTATGACGAAGTATTATATATGATAGATCAACATGCTGCTCATGAAAAAATATTATTTGAAAAATATTTAAATAATATTGAAAGTGGAAGTATAGTAGTTCAACCATTATTAATTCCAAATCTTATTGATTTAACACTGGATGATTATAGTTATTATGAAGAAAATAAAGAAGTTTTTAAAAATGCAGGTTTTAAAATAGAAAATTTCGGTGGAAATACTCTATCTTTAAAAGAGGTTCCTTATTTTTTAGGAAAGCTTGATGCTAAAAATTTATTTTTAGAAATATTAGATAATTTAAAGGGGTTAGGATCTGGGAAAACTTCTGAAGTGAAATACAATAAAATAGCAACTATGGCATGTAAAGCTGCAGTTAAAGCAAATGATTATTTAAATAATATAGAAATGGAAAAATTACTAAATGATTTAAGGTATATAGATGATCCTTTTCATTGTCCTCACGGAAGACCTGTTATAGTGAAATTTACTGGATATGAATTAGATAAAAAATTTAGAAGAATAATTTAA
- the miaA gene encoding tRNA (adenosine(37)-N6)-dimethylallyltransferase MiaA yields the protein MKEKILVLAGPTAVGKTELSIKLAKKLNGEIISTDSMQIYKHMDIGSAKISENEMDGIKHHMIDIVEPDTEFSVSDYKEMASKCIDDIISRGKVPILTGGTGLYINALTCNMNFTEAGNDKEYREYLEKLADEKGNKFIHNNLKDIDPISFKEIHYNNRKRVIRALEVYKLTGKPFSSFNAGDDFYKSKYDVFYYVLNMNREKLYNRINKRVDIMMEKGLLEECIKLKEMGYNSSIQSMQGIGYKEILYHLEEGLSLEVAIDMVKQGSRNYAKRQITWFKRDPRAKFKDKDILSDDDIFSEIIREFTK from the coding sequence ATGAAAGAAAAAATACTAGTTCTTGCTGGGCCTACAGCAGTAGGAAAGACTGAATTATCAATAAAATTAGCTAAAAAACTTAATGGAGAAATTATTTCAACAGATTCTATGCAAATTTATAAACATATGGATATAGGTTCAGCTAAAATTTCGGAAAATGAAATGGATGGAATTAAACATCATATGATAGACATTGTAGAACCTGATACAGAATTTTCAGTTTCAGATTATAAAGAAATGGCATCTAAATGTATAGATGATATTATAAGCCGTGGGAAAGTACCTATTTTAACTGGAGGAACTGGATTGTATATAAATGCATTAACATGTAATATGAATTTCACAGAAGCTGGAAATGATAAAGAGTATAGAGAATATCTTGAAAAATTAGCTGATGAAAAAGGGAATAAGTTTATTCATAATAATTTAAAAGATATAGATCCTATAAGTTTTAAAGAAATACACTATAACAATAGAAAAAGAGTTATTAGAGCTTTAGAGGTATATAAATTAACAGGTAAGCCTTTTAGTTCATTTAATGCTGGAGATGACTTTTATAAAAGTAAATATGATGTTTTTTATTATGTTTTAAATATGAATAGAGAAAAGTTATATAATCGCATAAATAAAAGAGTAGATATTATGATGGAAAAAGGATTATTAGAAGAATGTATAAAATTAAAGGAAATGGGATATAATTCATCTATACAATCAATGCAAGGAATAGGATATAAAGAAATATTATATCATCTTGAAGAGGGACTTTCTTTAGAAGTAGCAATAGATATGGTTAAACAAGGATCAAGAAATTATGCTAAAAGGCAAATAACTTGGTTTAAGAGAGATCCAAGAGCTAAATTTAAAGATAAAGATATTTTAAGCGATGACGATATATTCTCAGAAATAATTAGAGAGTTTACTAAATAA
- the hfq gene encoding RNA chaperone Hfq: protein MNKGVNNLQDIFLNGARKNKIPVTIYLSNGFQLKGFVKGFDSFTVVLDSDGKQMLIYKHAITTITPGKSILFNESE, encoded by the coding sequence TTGAATAAGGGAGTAAATAATTTACAAGATATTTTTTTAAATGGAGCACGAAAAAATAAAATTCCAGTTACTATTTATTTATCCAATGGATTTCAACTTAAAGGATTTGTTAAAGGATTTGATAGCTTTACAGTAGTTTTAGATTCAGATGGAAAACAAATGTTAATTTACAAACATGCAATTACTACAATTACACCTGGAAAATCAATATTATTTAATGAGTCAGAATAA
- a CDS encoding methionine gamma-lyase family protein, translated as MLNLTEELMKKTYNFKKETLDLYEKALKEVENEFKIYDEIREYNQLKVLTAFQEERISESHFTNSSGYGYDDIGRDSLDKVYARVFNTESALVRPHFVNGTHAIGCALMGNLRTGDTMLAISGAPYDTLHNIIGISGKENIGSLKEYGVNYKQIDLKDGKFDLAKIKEALNSDKSIKLVHIQRSTGYGWRNSFLVSEIGEVIKFVKELREDVVVFVDNCYGELIDTIEPTDVGADLIAGSLIKNIGGGIAPTGGYIAGKTKYVEQAAFRLTTPGIGGECGSTFGVMRQLYQGLFLAPHVAIEAVKGAIFCAKIMELAGFEVLPKPTDKRSDIIQAIKFGNKENLINFCKGIQKGSPIDSFVECEPWAMPGYTDEVIMAAGAFIQGSSIELSADAPIREPYIAYLQGGLTFDHVKIGVLIALNKIL; from the coding sequence ATGTTAAATTTAACAGAAGAATTAATGAAAAAAACTTATAATTTTAAGAAAGAAACTTTAGATTTATATGAAAAAGCCCTTAAAGAGGTTGAAAATGAATTCAAAATTTATGATGAAATAAGAGAATATAATCAATTAAAAGTATTAACTGCATTTCAAGAAGAAAGAATTAGTGAATCACATTTTACTAATTCATCTGGATATGGGTATGATGATATAGGAAGAGATTCATTAGATAAAGTTTATGCAAGAGTATTTAATACTGAGTCTGCTCTTGTTAGGCCTCATTTTGTTAATGGAACTCATGCAATAGGTTGTGCATTAATGGGAAATTTAAGAACTGGAGATACAATGCTTGCTATTTCAGGAGCACCTTATGATACATTACATAATATAATAGGAATTAGTGGCAAAGAGAATATAGGCTCTTTAAAAGAATATGGTGTTAATTATAAACAAATAGATTTAAAAGACGGAAAATTTGACTTGGCAAAGATAAAGGAAGCTTTAAACTCAGATAAAAGTATAAAACTTGTTCATATACAAAGAAGTACTGGATATGGATGGAGAAATTCATTTTTAGTCTCTGAAATAGGAGAAGTTATTAAGTTTGTTAAAGAATTAAGAGAAGATGTTGTAGTTTTTGTTGATAACTGTTATGGAGAACTTATAGATACAATTGAACCAACGGATGTTGGAGCAGATCTTATAGCAGGATCATTAATAAAAAATATAGGTGGGGGTATAGCACCTACTGGGGGATATATAGCTGGAAAGACAAAATATGTAGAACAAGCTGCTTTTAGATTAACAACGCCTGGTATTGGCGGTGAATGTGGTTCTACTTTCGGAGTAATGAGACAATTATATCAAGGTCTGTTTTTAGCTCCTCATGTAGCTATAGAAGCAGTAAAAGGAGCTATATTTTGTGCTAAAATAATGGAACTTGCAGGTTTCGAAGTATTACCCAAACCTACGGATAAAAGAAGCGATATAATACAAGCAATAAAATTTGGTAATAAGGAAAATCTAATTAATTTTTGTAAAGGAATCCAAAAAGGTTCCCCTATAGATTCTTTTGTAGAATGTGAGCCATGGGCTATGCCTGGGTATACTGACGAAGTTATAATGGCAGCTGGAGCATTTATTCAAGGATCATCCATTGAATTATCTGCTGATGCACCTATAAGGGAGCCTTACATTGCATATTTACAAGGTGGATTAACCTTTGATCATGTGAAGATAGGTGTGCTTATTGCTTTAAATAAAATACTATAA
- a CDS encoding metalloprotease family protein produces MKFLKEISSIPTNDEDLLESVNNLTTYKFNFINLLIKISISIIYAFGLGYSLFYCNGKIISTFIRFLMLFLLTYYLIKVLHEFIHALTLPKIFSNNVNLLFNFKTLSVNVYSNSSVSKYRIIFFLLIPIIILTFIPTILSYLLGFNIYLYVLASVNAILSSKDILNLILVIKNINNDYNILIKPNKLYYNKNTGKE; encoded by the coding sequence ATGAAATTTTTAAAAGAAATAAGCTCTATTCCTACAAATGATGAAGATTTATTAGAAAGTGTAAATAATCTAACTACTTATAAATTCAATTTTATTAACTTATTAATAAAAATATCCATATCTATAATATATGCTTTTGGACTTGGATATAGCTTATTCTATTGTAACGGCAAAATTATTAGTACGTTTATTAGGTTTTTAATGCTATTTTTATTAACCTACTACTTAATTAAAGTTTTACATGAATTTATACATGCTTTAACTTTACCTAAAATATTTAGTAATAATGTTAATTTACTATTTAATTTTAAAACCTTATCGGTTAATGTTTATTCTAATTCTTCTGTAAGTAAATATAGAATAATTTTCTTTTTACTTATTCCTATAATAATTTTAACTTTTATTCCAACAATATTAAGTTATTTATTAGGTTTTAATATATATTTATATGTATTAGCTTCTGTAAATGCAATATTATCTAGCAAAGATATTCTAAATTTAATTTTAGTAATTAAAAATATTAATAATGATTATAATATACTTATTAAGCCAAATAAATTATACTATAATAAAAATACAGGCAAAGAATAA
- the lexA gene encoding transcriptional repressor LexA: MSDSTKVKDKQLEIYEFLKLYIENKGYPPSVREICSAVSLKSTSTVHSYLKKLENNGLIRRDPTKPRALEILGDTLNKREMLNIPIIGRVTAGVPILATENIEDTFPIPIDYIKHNDELFILRVTGESMINAGINDKDLAIIEKASTAKDGDIVVALIDNEATIKRFFKEKDHIRLQPENDNMEPIIVDNCSILGKLIGLFRAY; encoded by the coding sequence ATGAGTGATTCAACAAAAGTTAAAGATAAGCAACTTGAGATTTATGAGTTTTTAAAATTATATATAGAAAATAAAGGGTATCCCCCATCTGTAAGAGAAATTTGCTCAGCAGTTTCATTAAAGTCAACATCTACAGTCCATAGTTATTTGAAAAAATTAGAAAATAACGGACTTATACGAAGAGATCCAACTAAACCAAGAGCCTTAGAAATCTTAGGAGATACTTTAAATAAAAGAGAAATGTTAAACATTCCTATAATAGGTAGAGTAACTGCTGGTGTTCCTATTTTAGCAACTGAAAATATAGAAGATACTTTTCCTATACCAATAGATTACATTAAACATAATGATGAACTATTTATTTTAAGAGTTACTGGTGAAAGTATGATTAACGCAGGAATAAATGATAAAGACTTAGCAATTATAGAAAAAGCTTCAACTGCAAAAGATGGTGACATAGTAGTTGCATTAATAGATAATGAAGCAACTATAAAAAGATTTTTCAAAGAAAAAGATCATATTAGATTACAACCTGAAAATGATAATATGGAACCTATAATAGTAGATAATTGTAGTATTCTCGGTAAGTTAATAGGATTATTTAGAGCATATTAA
- a CDS encoding tyrosine recombinase XerC produces MKVSETQKLPESLVDFLNYLETIKGKSLNTINGYKIDLILFFRFLKVYKGLITNPSLEFEEIEISDIDNSFIRKIKLTDIYAFLSFVEKQRANGTYARARKVATLKSYFKFLNIKAKIIDENPTLELESPKINKRHPVYLTLDQSIDLLNSLSVNDKNFHRDYCILTLFLNCGMRLSELCSIEINKIKGDTLTIVGKGNKERTVYLNEACLKAINNYMKVRDDSKVLNEDKKYLLLSSRNKPINKRTVEMLVKKHIENAGFRDAKYTPHKLRHTAATLMYKHGNVDIRSLQNILGHENISTTQIYTHVDDDILRDAVKSNPLSKL; encoded by the coding sequence ATTAAAGTATCTGAAACTCAAAAATTACCAGAATCCTTGGTTGATTTTTTAAATTACTTGGAAACAATAAAAGGAAAATCTTTAAATACTATAAATGGATATAAAATTGATTTAATTTTATTTTTTAGATTTTTAAAAGTTTATAAAGGTTTAATTACAAACCCTAGCTTAGAATTTGAAGAAATAGAAATATCAGATATAGATAATTCTTTTATAAGAAAAATTAAGCTTACAGATATATATGCATTTTTATCTTTTGTTGAGAAACAAAGGGCTAATGGTACTTATGCCAGAGCTAGAAAAGTTGCTACTTTAAAATCTTATTTTAAATTTTTAAATATAAAAGCTAAAATTATAGATGAAAATCCTACCTTAGAACTAGAATCCCCTAAAATTAATAAACGTCATCCAGTTTATTTAACTTTAGATCAGAGTATAGATTTATTAAATTCTTTAAGTGTAAATGATAAAAATTTTCATCGTGATTATTGTATACTTACTTTGTTTTTAAATTGTGGAATGAGACTTTCGGAGTTATGCTCTATTGAAATAAATAAAATTAAAGGTGATACTTTAACTATAGTGGGAAAAGGTAATAAAGAACGTACTGTGTATCTTAATGAAGCTTGCTTAAAAGCTATTAATAACTACATGAAGGTAAGAGATGATTCTAAAGTTTTAAATGAAGATAAAAAATATCTTCTACTCTCCTCTCGAAATAAACCAATTAATAAGCGGACGGTAGAAATGTTAGTAAAAAAACATATAGAAAATGCAGGTTTTAGAGATGCTAAATATACTCCTCATAAATTACGACATACAGCTGCTACTTTAATGTATAAGCATGGAAATGTTGATATTAGGAGTCTTCAGAATATATTAGGTCATGAAAATATTTCTACTACTCAAATTTATACACACGTCGATGATGATATATTAAGAGATGCTGTTAAATCTAACCCTTTATCAAAATTATAA
- a CDS encoding DUF2828 family protein — translation MANKFINKFREELYKVSSIDDLQSDNNQSAVLEFLQEVPNLRNEGDDKIIELFRRVLYSNKILAIKSLFYVRDKKCGEGERRIFNILIKYLALSNPDLLKKNLHLIPKYGRWDDFYSLFDTPLESNVICIFKRQITLDLNCKSPTTLGKWLKSENTSSKASKLLGKKTRELLGYTPKEYRKILSTLRKKIGIIEHNLSSKNYSNINYSKLSLSTIIRYRKALIKNDKIEFQKHLKSLKQREKKRSIKLDKNILTETPFNVVDNILNDNNRENIDVYSNLWNVVCNNYISDIKDTLITLAISGSGCNKHSISYKLAISNILLYKKFNNNRFKNHYIYFDKNPKFMKIEPLSLYEQIESIKANNLFSEINISTALDMILFTSLKEGLTYKEIPQNILIISNNSLDEDYFTEELLKEIKEKWKLAGFLLPNIKLWIIDEDDNNKSIFNKNNCIIIKGYSKELFKLSIKGECISEKLLMIRKLEDNRYEDIIL, via the coding sequence ATGGCTAATAAATTTATAAATAAGTTTAGAGAAGAATTATATAAAGTATCAAGTATAGATGATTTGCAAAGTGATAATAATCAATCTGCTGTTCTTGAGTTTCTTCAAGAAGTTCCTAATCTTAGGAATGAAGGTGATGATAAAATAATAGAACTATTTAGAAGAGTATTATATTCTAATAAAATCCTTGCAATAAAATCTCTATTTTATGTAAGAGATAAGAAGTGTGGAGAAGGAGAGAGAAGGATATTTAACATTTTAATTAAATATCTTGCATTATCTAATCCTGATTTATTAAAAAAGAATCTTCACTTAATCCCTAAATATGGAAGATGGGATGATTTTTATTCTTTATTTGATACACCATTAGAATCTAATGTTATTTGTATCTTCAAAAGACAGATAACATTAGATTTAAACTGTAAAAGTCCTACAACACTTGGCAAGTGGTTAAAATCAGAAAATACCTCATCTAAAGCATCTAAGTTGTTAGGTAAAAAAACTAGAGAACTTTTAGGTTATACCCCAAAAGAATATAGAAAAATATTAAGCACTTTAAGAAAAAAAATAGGAATAATAGAACATAATTTAAGTTCAAAGAATTATTCTAATATTAATTATTCAAAGCTATCATTAAGTACAATTATTAGATATAGAAAAGCACTTATAAAAAATGATAAAATTGAATTTCAAAAGCATTTAAAATCTTTAAAACAAAGAGAGAAAAAAAGATCTATTAAGCTAGATAAAAACATTTTAACAGAAACGCCTTTTAATGTAGTAGATAATATTTTAAATGATAATAATAGAGAGAATATTGATGTTTATTCAAATCTTTGGAACGTAGTTTGTAATAATTATATATCTGATATCAAAGATACTCTTATAACTTTAGCTATAAGTGGATCAGGATGTAACAAACACTCAATATCATATAAATTAGCTATAAGCAATATACTTCTATATAAAAAATTTAACAATAATAGATTTAAAAATCACTATATATATTTTGATAAAAATCCTAAATTTATGAAAATAGAGCCATTATCATTATATGAACAAATTGAATCTATTAAAGCTAACAATTTATTTAGTGAAATTAATATATCCACCGCGCTAGATATGATATTATTTACATCTTTGAAAGAAGGGTTAACATATAAAGAAATTCCCCAAAATATCTTAATAATTTCAAATAATAGCCTAGATGAAGACTATTTTACTGAGGAGCTATTAAAAGAAATAAAAGAAAAATGGAAATTAGCAGGATTTTTACTTCCTAATATTAAGCTTTGGATAATTGATGAAGATGATAATAATAAAAGTATTTTTAATAAAAATAATTGCATTATCATTAAGGGTTATAGTAAAGAACTCTTTAAACTTTCAATAAAAGGAGAATGCATATCAGAAAAATTATTAATGATAAGGAAGTTAGAAGACAATCGTTATGAAGATATAATATTATAA